One genomic region from Candidatus Spechtbacteria bacterium encodes:
- a CDS encoding nucleoside monophosphate kinase, whose translation MTSTDQKIAVILLGPPGAGKGTQAERLAKKFSLHMVATSAILHEKIKNAVDDPEAQEAKRVMERGELVDSKLVTKWIIEEIAHLAEKGASIIFDGSPRTLYEAEQEYYALKREYDDNIYVFFISIPEEEIIFRNVHRRTCEQCKRSLIYSEETERLTACPYCGGKLIHRVDDDPEVIKARIEQYNSRTMPVVNYFKDKKILIEIDGKQSVDMVFEDIVESIMK comes from the coding sequence ATGACATCGACTGATCAGAAAATTGCCGTTATTCTCCTTGGTCCTCCCGGCGCGGGCAAGGGGACGCAAGCAGAGCGTCTTGCGAAAAAATTTAGTTTACACATGGTTGCGACCAGCGCAATTTTACATGAAAAAATAAAAAATGCAGTTGATGATCCAGAAGCGCAAGAAGCAAAAAGAGTTATGGAGCGTGGCGAATTAGTAGATTCAAAACTGGTGACAAAATGGATTATTGAAGAGATCGCGCATCTTGCTGAAAAAGGCGCCAGTATTATTTTTGACGGATCGCCCCGTACGCTCTATGAAGCAGAGCAGGAATATTATGCCCTAAAAAGAGAGTATGATGATAATATTTACGTTTTTTTTATCAGTATACCAGAAGAAGAAATTATTTTTCGCAATGTACACCGCAGAACATGCGAGCAATGCAAGCGGTCGCTCATCTATTCCGAAGAAACCGAACGCCTTACCGCGTGTCCTTATTGCGGAGGGAAGCTTATCCATCGCGTTGACGACGATCCGGAAGTAATCAAGGCGCGCATAGAGCAATATAATAGCCGCACTATGCCCGTAGTGAATTATTTTAAAGATAAGAAAATACTTATTGAGATAGATGGTAAACAATCCGTGGACATGGTGTTTGAAGATATTGTGGAGAGTATAATGAAATAA
- a CDS encoding nucleoside monophosphate kinase: protein MVEAIHPRIVILLGRSGAGKGTQAKLLQEKYGLTYMGSGDLLRERATHDDFSGKKIHTVLASGGFSPTIFIAKLWMDKFEEFKQLENFKGVLFDGSPRKLLEAQLIDQAIAWYEWEGDQRVFLLDIPRDVAYQRLIDRRICKACSFVTSIHETPDTSCPTCHNSLDIRFDDKPDLINSRLDLFESEVEPVVEYYEKNNRLTRINGVGEISEIFESICKYL, encoded by the coding sequence ATGGTTGAAGCTATCCATCCACGCATCGTTATTCTTCTTGGCCGCTCCGGGGCGGGTAAGGGAACGCAAGCAAAATTATTGCAGGAAAAATACGGACTTACCTATATGGGGTCCGGCGATTTATTAAGGGAACGCGCGACACACGACGATTTTTCCGGAAAAAAAATTCACACCGTGCTTGCAAGCGGCGGATTCTCTCCCACAATTTTTATCGCGAAACTCTGGATGGACAAGTTTGAAGAGTTTAAGCAGTTAGAAAATTTTAAGGGCGTTCTTTTTGACGGCAGCCCGCGAAAATTATTGGAAGCCCAGCTTATCGATCAGGCAATTGCGTGGTATGAGTGGGAGGGCGACCAACGCGTGTTCCTGCTTGATATTCCGCGTGACGTAGCATACCAGCGATTGATCGATCGCCGTATTTGCAAAGCCTGTTCGTTTGTTACTTCTATTCATGAAACGCCGGATACAAGCTGCCCAACATGTCATAATTCGTTAGATATACGTTTTGATGATAAGCCCGACCTTATTAATTCACGTCTTGATCTTTTTGAAAGCGAAGTTGAGCCCGTGGTAGAGTATTATGAGAAGAATAATCGCCTAACACGCATTAACGGTGTTGGCGAAATTTCCGAAATATTTGAATCTATTTGTAAGTATTTATAA